The genome window TCAGCGCGGTTATGATGTACCTTCGATCGGCGCGGAGATCCCGATGCCCGGATGACCGGGAGCTGCACCGTTCGTTTCCATCCGGAACTTGAGAAACCTGCGGCCTTCGTAATCCACCTCACCGAGGTAGACGGCGCCGAGCCGCGCAAGTCCTCTGAGGTGGCGTCGTGACGGCGGCAGAAGAAAGGTCACGTAGGGAATACGCCGGTCCGCCCTGGCGAATGCGAGTGCATTCCGCGAGATTGCGACACCCAGGCCGAAACGCTCGGGCGTCAGCACCAGGCCGAAATCCCATTCATCGCCTTCCTTTTGAAATCCGCCCCAGCCGGCATAGGCGCCGTCGCAAAGGATCGCCCAGTGACCGAGACCGTCGCGCTTCCAACCAGCTTCCTTGGCTGCGATAAAAGCCGCACAGCGCTGCCGATCCCAGTCATTCGTCACAAGCGGCATGTGTTCGATCACACGGGGGTGGTTCATGTGCGCGGTGATCTCGTCTGCCGGAATCTCCGTCAGACGCGCGAAAGCGATTTCCGGTTCGAGCCCGCGCGGCCTTGTCTCTGGTTGCTTCATGTCGTCATCTTTGCATTGATCCCGGTCAGGCAGGGATGGCGAGACCGCGCGCGAATGCCGGGCGATCGAGGCAGGTCTTCATCCAGCGCAGAACATTGGTCCGTTCGTTCAGGCCGGACAGTTCATCGGCTTCATAAAATCCGCCAAGGGTGCGAAGCCACGGCACGATCGCGATATCTGCGATGGTGTAATCGTCGCCCATAATGTAGGCGCGTCCGGCCAGGCGCTGTTCGAGAA of Stappia sp. ES.058 contains these proteins:
- a CDS encoding GNAT family N-acetyltransferase codes for the protein MKQPETRPRGLEPEIAFARLTEIPADEITAHMNHPRVIEHMPLVTNDWDRQRCAAFIAAKEAGWKRDGLGHWAILCDGAYAGWGGFQKEGDEWDFGLVLTPERFGLGVAISRNALAFARADRRIPYVTFLLPPSRRHLRGLARLGAVYLGEVDYEGRRFLKFRMETNGAAPGHPGIGISAPIEGTS